The Acinetobacter calcoaceticus sequence ATAATTTTTTAAGTCCTCGCGACATTCTTGAAGATTTCTTCAGGTATCCAAATTTTACGTCATGTACTCATGAATGACGTACAACATAATCAGTTCATGTGTATTTGCACATATTCAAAAGATCGGAAACTTAAGTGATCTTGATCTAACTGACTTTTTATAAATTTAATTGCAAAGACTTAATTAAGTGGCTTTTGTCTTAAAGGTAGTAATTCATGCTGAAGTGGTTTGAAAAACTTGTAGATCCCTACCCAACAAAAGGTCTGGATGAACCTTTACCAACTCGTTTTTTTCCATTTGTATGGCAAGCAACGGAAGGCTTACGCCCTTACTTATTCTTACTTATTCTTTTTACAGCAGGTGCGGCAAGCTTTGAAGCCTTACTTTTTTCAAAGATTGGACAACTCGTAGATTGGTTAAGTAAAAGTCATCCTGAAAGTTTTTTAAGTCAGCACACGACTGATTTACTCCTTCTAATTGGTGTTTTATTTACCAACATCTTTTTTGTAAATATTCAATCTATTGTTAAACATCAGATTTTATATAGCACTTTTCCAATGCGTTTACGTTGGCGTTTCCATAATCTTTTATTAAAACAAAGCTTAGATTTTTTCCATAACGACTTCGCTGGAAGACTTTCTGCAAAAGTGATGCAAACGGCTCTGGCAATCCGTGAATTCTGGATTATTTTGGGCGATATGTTGGCTTACGTCGCTATTTACTTTATTACCATTAGCATTGTTCTTGGGGCAATTTCACCAATTTTGTTAATACCACTTTTGGTTTGGTTAACTTTATTTTTATTAAGCGCATGGTTCTTTATCCCCCGTTTAAGTAAAGTTTCGCAACAGCAAGCCGATGCTAGATCAGTTATGACTGGCCGTATCACCGATGCTTATACCAACATTCAAACTGTTAAATTGTTTGCTCATGCGGGACGTGAAAGCCAATATGCAAAAGCATCAATGAAAGAGTTTATGACAACAGTCTATGCTCAGATGCGTTTAGGCACTCTTTTTGAAATAAGTATCAACATGCTATCCGCCGTTTTATTTATTGGCGTTATTGGTACTTCAGTTTGGCTATGGACTCAAGGTCTAGCAGCATTAGGCGTAATTGCAGCGACTACTGCCATGATTTTAAAGCTGAATAGTATGGCTGAATTTATGATGTGGCATATGTCCGCGTTATTTGAAAATGTTGGAACCATTCAAGATGGTATGCAAACATTAGGTAAAAAAATCAATATTCAAGACAAACCAGATGCAAAAACGCTTAACGTTACCCAAGGCGAGATTGTATTTAAAGATGTAAGCTTTGCTTATAACAATAAAAATGTGATTGATCACTTCAACTTACATATTAAAGCAGGTGAAAAGATAGGAATTGTTGGACGCTCTGGAGCCGGAAAGTCTACGCTTATTCAATTGCTTTTACATTTTTATCATCTTAAGCAAGGTGCAATTTTAATTGATGGGCAAAATATTGAAGATGTGACTCAAGATAGTCTAAGAGCGAATATTGCCTTAGTGACACAAGATACTTCTTTATTACATCGCTCAGTGGCTGAAAATATTAAATATGGACGTCCAGATGCATCTGATGCCGACATGGAAAATGCTGTAAACAAAGCAAAAGCCACTGAATTTATACCTCAACTGGTAGATTTAAAAGGTCGTAATGGATATGACGCCCAAGTAGGTGAACGTGGTGTAAAACTTTCTGGTGGTCAAAGACAGCGTATTGCTATTGCACGCGTATTTTTAAAAGATGCACCTATTCTGATTTTAGATGAAGCCACTAGTGCATTAGATTCAGAAGTTGAAGCGGCTATCCAGTCAAGTTTAAATGACCTTATGGTTGATAAAACTGTTATTGCAATTGCACACCGATTATCTACTATTGCACAAATGGACCGTTTAATTGTTCTTGATGAAGGAAAAATTGCTGAGCAAGGAACACATGAAGAGTTAATTGCTCAAAATGGAATATATGCACAATTATGGAAACGTCAAACAGGCGGCTTCCTGTTTGAACAAAAAGTTTTACAGGGTCAAGATTAATGCTTTATTTAGAAGATTTGAAAATTGGTGACCGTTTCATTAGCCGTGAATATGAAATCACCTTAGATGAAATCAAAAAATTTGCAAATTCTTATGATCCTCAACCATTTCACACAGATGAAGAACAGGCTAAGCATGATCCTATTTTTCAGGGGATTGCTGCCAGTGGTTGGCACACTTCTGCCATCACTATGCGTTTATGGACAGAATGCATGCCTATTCATGGCGGTTTGATCGGTTCAGAGTCGAGTTTGCGGTGGCCACGCCCCACCCGACCGGGTGATAGAATTCATGTTGAAACTGAAATTTCAGCTATTACCCCATCCAAAACAAAATTAGATCGTGGTATTGTAAGTTACGTTACACAAGCCTTAAATCAACATGGGGATGTCTTACTTATTTCAACAACAAAAATTGTTGTCTTTAAAAAAATGTTTAAAAATGGTTGATATGATTGTCTAACAGTTTTTATAAACTCAGATTATATTTCATGACAAAATGTGTAAGAAATGCATGTAAAAAATTGATGAGAGCAATGGAACGCATATGAAAATTACCTCAGCTCGTCAAGATCAGGGTATTCCGGGTGTCTATGGCCTATTGCTATTAGATGTCGTTTCACGTTGGGGATACAACGATGAAACATTATTTGCTCCATTTCATCTTAC is a genomic window containing:
- a CDS encoding ABC transporter ATP-binding protein — protein: MLKWFEKLVDPYPTKGLDEPLPTRFFPFVWQATEGLRPYLFLLILFTAGAASFEALLFSKIGQLVDWLSKSHPESFLSQHTTDLLLLIGVLFTNIFFVNIQSIVKHQILYSTFPMRLRWRFHNLLLKQSLDFFHNDFAGRLSAKVMQTALAIREFWIILGDMLAYVAIYFITISIVLGAISPILLIPLLVWLTLFLLSAWFFIPRLSKVSQQQADARSVMTGRITDAYTNIQTVKLFAHAGRESQYAKASMKEFMTTVYAQMRLGTLFEISINMLSAVLFIGVIGTSVWLWTQGLAALGVIAATTAMILKLNSMAEFMMWHMSALFENVGTIQDGMQTLGKKINIQDKPDAKTLNVTQGEIVFKDVSFAYNNKNVIDHFNLHIKAGEKIGIVGRSGAGKSTLIQLLLHFYHLKQGAILIDGQNIEDVTQDSLRANIALVTQDTSLLHRSVAENIKYGRPDASDADMENAVNKAKATEFIPQLVDLKGRNGYDAQVGERGVKLSGGQRQRIAIARVFLKDAPILILDEATSALDSEVEAAIQSSLNDLMVDKTVIAIAHRLSTIAQMDRLIVLDEGKIAEQGTHEELIAQNGIYAQLWKRQTGGFLFEQKVLQGQD
- a CDS encoding MaoC family dehydratase — its product is MLYLEDLKIGDRFISREYEITLDEIKKFANSYDPQPFHTDEEQAKHDPIFQGIAASGWHTSAITMRLWTECMPIHGGLIGSESSLRWPRPTRPGDRIHVETEISAITPSKTKLDRGIVSYVTQALNQHGDVLLISTTKIVVFKKMFKNG